From Montipora foliosa isolate CH-2021 chromosome 6, ASM3666993v2, whole genome shotgun sequence, a single genomic window includes:
- the LOC138006491 gene encoding uncharacterized protein: MERAVEPLANISASELLNLGPALFAWVRKGDNSTTGIRSLVDIGGWPWYYMILRTGCLYLFKKPDSSNFSESIPLTLYRVCDATDVTKYQWVFKLIHTKEVKTVLFAVDTEFDLKKWKDAIIKDKETFCGSEQSHDYTYIGDDHDVTQRPLPPPPKVDKRERPPASLPTGPTTRTPLRPHPISDPKPFLGKDQEHSSSPVFPKQKGQILNRPAASLPRRTSSQELPTPSRIPDRKKMSRSSSEACITSKQSQGNDFDNVIKQLQLPTLSLIHEGGTEPPKVPSRPGRGRDPPDGCENERGRQREVSRGRGAPFIPNSYSTEMTKEDAARALEAEPLGTYLTRPSPNSESGRSLSVRDQTAQNAACLVRHYRIFYKETRGYALDTKGPWFGSIPETLEYYHQTALPNTKQKLCYSYVPSLK; this comes from the exons ATGGAAAGAGCTGTTGAACCACTGGCCAACATCTCAGCCTCTGAGTTGCTAAACCTTGGTCCAGCGCTTTTCGCATGGGTTAGGAAGGGCGATAACTCAACTACAGGCATCAGATCACTTGTGGATATAGGCGGAT GGCCCTGGTATTACATGATTCTGAGAACTGGATGCCTTTACCTTTTCAAAAAACCCGATTCCTCGAATTTTAGTGAATCAATTCCACTCACTTTGTACAG AGTATGTGATGCCACAGATGTTACCAAATATCAATGGGTGTTTAAACTTATTCATACGAAAGAAGTCAAAACGGTCCTTTTTGCTGTGGATACAGAGTTTGATCTGAAG AAATGGAAAGACGCAATCATAAAAGATAAGGAAACATTCTGCGGTTCCGA ACAATCGCATGACTATACATATATTGGGGATGATCATGACGTAACGCAGagacccctcccccctccaccGAAAGTTGACAAAAGAGAGCGCCCTCCTGCATCACTTCCCACTGGTCCTACGACACGAACACCACTGAGACCGCATCCTATTTCTGATCCTAAACCATTCCTGGGTAAAGATCAAGAACATTCTTCGTCGCCTGTTTTTCCCAAACAAAAAGGTCAAATACTGAACAGGCCTGCGGCGAGTTTGCCTCGTCGCACTAGTAGTCAAGAGTTGCCGACTCCAAGCCGGATACCTGACAGGAAAAAAATGTCAAGAAGCTCTTCAGAAGCGTGCATAACGAGCAAGCAATCGCAAGGGAACGATTTCGATAACGTGATTAAACAGTTGCAACTCCCTACTTTATCGCTTATTCACGAAGGAG gtacCGAGCCGCCAAAGGTCCCTTCTAGACCAGGTAGAGGAAG AGATCCTCCAGACGGTTGCGAGAATGAAAGAGGCAGACAAAGAGAG GTTTCTCGAGGTAGAGGTGCTCCTTTTATACCAAATTCGTATAGCACAGAAATGACGAAGGAAGACGCAGCAAG AGCCTTGGAGGCAGAACCATTGGGAACTTACTTGACTCGCCCGAGCCCAAACTCAGAATCTGGAAGG TCTTTGTCAGTGCGTGACCAAACTGCTCAGAATGCAGCGTGCCTTGTAAGGCACTATAGGATATTCTACAAAGAG ACTCGCGGGTACGCCCTGGATACGAAAGGACCATGGTTTGGCAGTATTCCAGAAACTCTTGAATATTACCATCAAACTGCGCTTCCAAATACCAAGCAAAAACTCTGTTATTCCTATGTACCAAGTCTTAAGTAA